ACCGTGACCCCGAAATGCAGGCCGCTCAGCAACGCCCCGCCGCCAGCGCCGACAGAGCGGAATGCCTCCGGCGATGCGGCGCCGGCGCCGTGCGGCCGGTCAGCGCCGGCCATTGCGTGCCCCCGTCAGCCGCTGAATCCGGCGGCGCTGCCGGCGCTGTGCAACGCTGCCAGTCGAGGACAGGAAATTCATCGTGGAAGGCCAGGACGCGGCGGTCAGGCGCCGCGCCACATGCGCCAAGATAGCACGGAGCGGCGGCGCCGGGTCATGGACGATCTTCCCGGACGGCGAACAGCGCCTCCGCTGCCCGCTCCGGGCTCAGGAACCGGGCCGTGTCTCCGTTCTGAAGAGGGCGGATATCGAACCATTGCAAGCCCGGCAGCTTCCATGAAGTGATCAGCAGCCGCCGGCGCCAGCCCAGCTGCGCGAACAGCCGGTGCATCGGCTCGTTCCAGGGGACGCAGGCGCTGTGAAGCACCCGCCAGGATCCGCACGCTGCCACCGCTTCGTACATGACCCGGGCCAGTCCGTGGCGCCTCCATTCCCTGGTGACAAGGACTTTGGAAATGTAGCCGTGGCTTTCCGGTAGAGGCGCGTCGAGATCAAGGTAGTCGATGCGGGCGATGCGCCGCTCGAGCCAGAGGTAGGCGCAAATGCGGCCGCCGCGGATGATTGCGCAGAGGTCGGAATCGCCGCGTTCCAGCCATTGCCGCGCCTCGTCCAGACTCAACCAGCCCCCGGGGTAGAGCAACTGCTCCAGATCGGCAGCCTGGAGCGCCCGGAACTCGAAGCCTTCGGGAAGAGCAGGGGCGGTCATTGTCTCCGGAGGCTGCAGGCAATAGAACACGAGACTCCGGCGATAGGCGGCAAGGCCCAGCTTTTGCAGCCGCCAGCGAAGCGTGCCCGACCAGCTGCTCATGCGCATCCCCGCGAACCCGTTCCAGAGCGCCGTGCCGCCTCAGACAGTGCGAGCGCCGGCCGGAGCCAGTAAGCGAAATTGCGCAGACTCAGCCTGTGCGCCCAGGCGGCGGCGGCCAACAGGGGCACGTTGAGATAGTCCGCCGCCAGACGGCCCTGGCGCCATTCCGACAGCACACTCCGGCAGAATATGGCGGTTTTTCTGGAACTCCATTCCTGATTCAGCTGCCATTGCGTTTTCAATGGCGGACCTTCGCGAGGCACCGGGCACGGCAGGCGTCCCGGGTAACTCTGCCACGGCACCCGGACGCAGTTTTGCGGAACCCTCTGCAGCACAACATGATAGAGCCGGTGAGACAGATAGGGATCGAGGGGCGGCGCGAGGCAGAGCACCGAATGCAGCACGCGGCGGTCATAGAAGGGCAGGGCCAGATCGAGTCCGATACCCGGCGCAACTTCGAAAAAGTCGTGCAGATGCCGGCGGAGGTCGTTCAGAATCACAAACAGGTGCATCGCCTTTTGCGCGGGCGCATGGGCGTACTGGGACAGGGCCTCGCGCATCGCCATAGATGCGTGCTCCGCTGCGAGGGAGCGCCATTGCGGCCGGAACAACCGGCAGGGCATTTCATGGCCATGGAGATACTCGCGGATGGCCGGCCCGATTTCACCGCGCCCGAGTTTTTCCATCACTCCGGGAGGCATCAGCAGAAACCCCACGGTTTCGCCGCCGCCATCCCCGCTGAAAACGCGTCCGGGGGTCAATGGGGCGGCGGCAGCCGCCAGGGCCTGCGCCGTTGTTGTCCCGATGGTGCGCGGCGGGGCTTCGATCGGATATTCCGCTTCCTCCAGGGGCAGCCCGAGAAGCGAGGCGAAGCGCCTCGAGTATTCGTAATCCTCGCTTTCCGGAATGCGCAGGGTGGACAGGCGGAGCGGGACGTCCATTTCATGAAGCAGCGAAACGATCCACCGCGAGTCCAGTCCTCCGGACAGGAGCGCTTTTGCCGTCTCGCCCGCGCCCGGCGCACGGTCCCGCACGGCGGCTGAGACGGCTTCCACGCAGCCGTCCGCCGCCTCTTCGAGGGAAAGCGGAAGCAACTCGATTCGGGACCAGTCGAAATACCGGTCCCGGCGGACCTCTGACGGCGTCCAGAGGAGATATTCCGAGTCCCGCAACACGCGGATTTCTTCGTACAGAGTCCGGTCCGCAAGCGGGTAACAGAAGGCCTCCTGCTCCACAAACGCCGCGAAGTCGAACGTGCGGGGAAGAGAGGGCAGATGCAGCAGAATCTCCAGCATGGTGGAGAAGACCAGCGCGCCGCCGCATCGCGCGAAATACAGCGGACGTCCGCCCAGGCTGTCTGCCGCGAGCCAGAGCCTGCGTGCCGCGCCATCCCAGGCGAGGGCGGCAAAAGTACCGTTCGCCTGCGACAGATCCTGCGGGCGGTTGCTGCAGAGGCAATCCAGCAGACGCTCGAGCACTGCCGGCTGGTCTTCCTCAGGCGGGCCGCCTTCCCAAATGAGTTCGCCCGCCAGGGCAGCGAGTCCGCGCGGGGACTCGATCCGGGCGAATGCGCGCGGGCGGGAGGGACCGCACCACAGCGTCAGGAGCCCGGAGTCCATCCGGTCGAAGGGGAGATCGAGCCTCTCCAGCGCGGTTTTCAATTCAGACGGCAGGTTTCCGCTCTCGCCCGTGCCGCAGACACCGCAGAAATACACCATCCTCATGATGACACCGACTTGCCGGAACCGCACAGGAAGAGATCCTCCGTCCGGGGGCGGGAGCGCCGGAATCGGGGACTTTTGCCCTGCGTGAAGAATCCGCGTAACCTTTTCGCCTTGCGGCGCCGTCCTATAGGCAATCCCCGTTACGAGTGCGGGCGCCCTCACCCAAACACCCCAACTGGCGCCCGCATACCTCCCTTGCTCGAAAGAAACCCGCTCAGCCCAGGCCGTCCCAGGGACCGTCCGCTCTCGCGGCTGCGAATCCCCAGGGGCGTTTGTTGCTGCTGATGGCCCGCAGGGTCCCAGGAGGGCTGGCGGGCTGCTGCCAATAGGCGTCGCCGGCAAGCGGCTGTTTCAAAGGGGCTGTGCGGTCGTGATCTCGTACCACGGCGTCTCTGCGCTCAGGCGGAAACGATGTCCCTGCGGCGTCCTCTCCACCGGGAGCGGCGCCATGCGTTTGCCGGCGCTGTCCAGCGGGTACACCGAAATGGCGCGGAACTTCGATTTCAGGGTCACTGTGGCGCCGACGTGCTCCATCACGACCGGTCCCGTCACGGAATAGGGCGATGACGGCCGGTCCGGGTTCACCGGCGCCAGGGTGAACCACGAGGGATCCTTCCGGTACGGGATCAATTTCTGTTGCTCGCCCAGCGTAAACCCCGGATTGGTGAGCAGCATCCGCGCCGAAGTTTCCAGCGGTTTTCCGTCCAGCGCCGTCAGGAGGATCGAGGCGAAGCCGCGGTCGGCTGAGGAAAGCGCCACCGTCATGGGGCCGGCGCTGGCCGGTTGTTCCAGAACGAAGCCGAAGACACCGGCCGCCTGCTCGGCGTGAATCAGGAAGATCTGGCGGAGCGGATCGTAGGAGATGTCGCCGTTTTCGGCCCGGTAGGGAGGCTGGGTTTTTTCAGGCCGGGGAGCGGTCTCCACGGTGGGGTCAACGGCCACGCGGCGCTGGAACGCGAGGTTCGGGTCGATGCCGAGATTTTCGAAAAACGCGGCCAGGCGGAACTGCATGCGCTCCGCCGTGGCCTTCTCGCGCAGCGAGCGGGGCAACGGAATGACATGCTCGCGCTCGGCCGGACGGACCAGCCCCTTGCGGAACAGGTAGCCTGCCTGTCCGAAGGCCGCGAGCTTCGTGAAATCCCCGTTGAGGTCGAACGCGGAGGGCGCATTGCGGCCCCAGTTGCGGCCGTGCTCGTAGGCAAAGTGCATCACGCCGTCCCAATCCTGGAAAGACGCGAAGGCGGCGAAGGTGGGGTCGATCTCGGCAGCCTGCCGGTTCGGGTAGGGCTGGTTGAATTCGCTCACCGTGTACGGCTTGTTGGCCTGCCGCGCGAAGGCCTTGTGCAGGTACTGCAGGTAACCGGAGCCAGCACCCGAGGTGTCGCGGATGCGCCAGTCGGACGAGTCCCAGGGGCGGTTCGGGAAATTGTAGTGGTCGATGTAAAAGTGATCGTCGATGTAGTCGAGCCCGGCGTGCGTGTCGAAATTCAGGGGGCCGCCGAATTCGACCTGCGTGCCGGTGACGGGGACGGACGGGCCGAGCCGCTCCCAGACGACGGCGGCGATGCGGTCCAGGTACGCCTTGTCCCGCGCGATCACTTCTTCGAGCGCGGCCTCGGGCCAGTATTTCCTGAGCGCGCCGGTCTGGAACGAGTACAGCAGCGAGCTTTCGTTGTTGATCTCGACCATTGCCAGGACGGGGTCGTCCTTCAGGCGCAGGGCGTCGATGATTTTCCGGGCGAACTCGCACTGGAGCTCCACCATCCGGTCATCGAGGATGTGGAGGGGCTTCGACTGGTTCGGGACGGGGAAATCGAACGGGCCGACGGGATCGATGCCCGGACGGAACGTGTAGCCGACGTGCAGATTGAGGTTGACGTAGATGCCCTCTTCGCGGAAGGCGTCGAGCAGGATGCGAAGCCGGTCCACGGCGACGGGGTTGAGCGTGGGATAGGGATCTGTGGTGAGGATGGAGCGGGCGTTGGAAGGATCGGAGTCCGGGCTCGTGTCCATGTGATGAAGGCGGACCAGGTTAACGCCGAGGCGGCGCAGACGTTTGGCGATGCGCGCGGCGTCGGCGGGTTCGGGGAAGTTGGCGCCGAATGCGAGATTCACGCCCCAGAAACGGACGCGGCGGCCCAGAGCGTCCACGAAGCGGCCGTCCCGCACAGTGATGCGGTGATCGGGAGTCAGCGGCTGGTTCAGGAACGAGAAATCGACCGGACCGATGAGGTTGTCCTGATCGATGGCGACGCGGAACATGCGCGGTTCGGGCTCGGGGAAGAGGACGCGCTGGAGAAATGCCAGCACATCGGCCGCCTCGTCGATGATTTTCGAGGTGGGCTTGCCGGCGCCGTGGCCGGCGGCGGTCTCGATGCGGATGAGGATGGGCGCGTCTCCGCCCTGCGCTTCCTGGAGCGTGGCGGCGTATTTGAAGGAGTGCGCCGGGACGACGCGGTCGTCATGGTCCGCGGTGAGGACCAGCGTGGCCGGATACGCCGCGCCCGGCCGGATGTTGTGCAGCGGCGAGTAGCGGTAGAGGACCTGGAATTCCTCCGGGTCTTTCGGCGAGCCGTACTCGCTGGCCCACGCGTGGCCGATGGTGAAGCGGTCGAACCGCAGCATGTCCATGACGCCCACCGCCGGGAGCGCCGCGCCGAACAGGTCCGGCCGCTGGTTGAGCACGGCGCCGACGAGCAGGCCGCCGTTGGAGCCGCCGCGGATGGCGAGCTTCTTCGCGCTGGTGTACTGGCGGCGGATGAGGTGCTCCGCGGCGGCGATGAAGTCATCAAACACGTTCTGCTTGTTCTGTTTCATTCCCGCGCGGTGCCAGTCTTCGCCGTACTCTCCGCCGCCGCGCAGATTGGCCGAGGCGTAGACGCCGCCGCGCTCGAGCCATGCCAGCGTCGACACGCTGAATGAAGGAGTGACGGAGATGTTGAAGCCGCCGTAGCCGTACAGGATGGCGGGGTGCGAGCCGTCGAGTTTCAGCCCCTTGCGGGCGGTGATGTACAGCGGCACGCGCGTGCCGTCTTTGCTGACGGCGAACTCCTGCCGCGTTTCGTACTTCGAGGGGTCGAATGGCAGCTTCAGCGGGAACAGCGGGCTGCAGGCTCCCTCCGCGCAGCGGAAGAGCGTCTCGGGCGTCATGAAGTTCGAGACGGAGAAGACGGTGGAGGAGTCTTCCGCCAGCGTGAGGGAAGAGTTCTGCGCCAGAGGAACGGTGCGCGGCGGACCGCCGGAGAGCGAAGCGATCTTGACGAGCCCGGAGACGTCATGCATGTAGTTCAGGACAAGCTGGTCGCCGGCGAGGCGCGCCTGGCGCAGCGTGTCTTCCGCCTCAGGAACCACTGTCCTCCAGTTTGCGGGCGCGGGGTTTGCGAGGTCGATCTCGATGATGCGGTAGCGCGGGGCGCCGTCGTTGGTGAGCAGCAGAATGCGCGAGCCGCGGCTCCCGACATAGCGGTAGGAGTAGCGGAACTCCCCGATGACGGGCTTCGGGGCGCGCTCGGGCGACTGGAGGTCGATGAAGTGAATCAGCCGTTCAATGGCCGTGCTGCCTGCGGTTTCGAGGATGAGGTAGCGCCCGTCCGCGGTGAGGTGGGGAGTGAACATGTAGCGCGGATGGTCCGGAGTGCGGTAGGAGACCGTGTCCTCCGATTGGGGCGTGCCGATGCGGTGATAGCAGAGCGTGAAATTCTCGTTGACCGCCTGCAGCGCCGCGCCCGGCTGGGGTTCCGGGTAACGGCCATACCAGAAGCCTTCTCCTCTGGCGTCCCATTCCGCATGGCTGAATTTGGACCACTCGAGCATGTCCGGCAGATCCTTCGCCGTGGCTACATCGCGGACGCGCCAGGTGACCCAGTCCGAACCGGAGCGGGAAACGGCGTAGGCGAGCAGGCGGCCATCGCGCGAGATCGAGAACGTGTTGACGGAAGCCGTGCCGTCGGGCGAAAGCGTGTTGGCGTCCAGCAGCACGCGGTCTTTGCCGGCTTCGCGCACGTAGAGCACCGGCTGGTTCTGGAGCCCCGACTGCCGCAGGAAGAATGTGCGCGGACCGCGGACGAAATACCCTGCAACAGCACTGCCGGCGCGGCTCACCGTGGGATAGCGGTCGTACTGATAGAGCTTTTCGAGCAGCGCACGGATGGCGGGGCGCTGCGGAATGCGCGCGAGAAACGCCTGCGTGCGCGCATTCTGCGCCTGGATCCAGGCGCGCGTTTCGGCGGAGTCCGGATCTTCGAGCCAGCGGAAGTTCTCCGTGACGGAGACGCCATGAAACACCTCTGTCGAAGGCCTGGGCGTGTTCTGCGCCAGGAGCGGCAGGCAGCCGAGAATCCAGACAAGCTTGCGCATGGCTCGATCATAACGCCCGGCCCGGCAGGCGGGTCCGGGGTCGCCTACCATGGAGGTTTCAGGTGGCCTCATGCTCGATCTGCGCACGCACCCGCACCGCCGCTACAATCCGCTCACGGGCGAGTGGCTTCTGGTAAGCCCGCACCGCACGCAGCGTCCCTGGCAGGGGCAGGTGGAGAAGCTGCCGCCGGAGACGCGGCCCGCCTACGATCCTGCATGCTATCTCTGCCCGGGCAATGCACGGGCCGGAGGACACCGCAACCCGCAGTACGAAAAAACATTCGTTTTCACAAATGATTTTTCGGCCCTGCTTGCGGAATCACCGGAGGGAGATGCTTCCGCCCATGGACTGTTGCGCGCCGAGGGGGTCCGCGGCGTCTGCCGGGTCATCTGCTTCTCTCCGCGCCACGATCTGACGGTGGCGGAGATGGAGACGGCGGACGTTGCCGCCGTGGTGGAGACGTGGGTGGAGGAGTTCGAATCGCTGATGCGCGAGCCGTTCATCCGCTACGTGCAGATCTTCGAGAACCGCGGCGAGATGATGGGCTGCTCGAATCCGCATCCGCACTGTCAGATCTGGGCCAGCAGCGTCGTGCCGGATGAAGTGGCGCGGGAAGAGGCCATGCAGACGGAGTACTGGCGCGCGCACGGCCGGACGCTGCTCGGAGATTATCTGGAGCTTGAGATCGGGCTGGGCGAGAGGATCGTGTGCATGAACGACCATTTCGCCGCGCTCGTGCCATGGTGGGCTGTGTGGCCGTTCGAGACGATGATCGTCAGCCGCCGGGCGGCGACGGGGATCGACGAGCTGTCGGGCGAAGAGCGCGCCGGGCTGGCGGACATCCTCAAGCGGATCACGACCCGCTACGACAACCTGTTCGAGATTTCGTTCCCCTACTCGTTCGGCTTCCATCAGCGCACGGCGGGAGAGCGCAACCCGGCATGGCATCTGCACGCGCATTTCTTTCCGCCGCTGCTTCGTTCGGCGACGGTGAGGAAGTTTCTGGTCGGCTACGAAATGCTGGCCATGCCGCAGCGGGACATCACGGCGGAGGCGGCGGCGGCGCGGCTGCGCGAACAGAGCGAAGTGCACTACCGGAAGCGCTGACCGGCAGTGAAGCCGGCTTTCCGCTGAACTAGGCTGGGAGCATGGACGGGGCGCTCCTGATCCGCGTGGACGAGCGGGACAACGTGGCGATTGTTGCAGCGGAATCCGGACTCG
This DNA window, taken from Bryobacteraceae bacterium, encodes the following:
- a CDS encoding galactose-1-phosphate uridylyltransferase translates to MLDLRTHPHRRYNPLTGEWLLVSPHRTQRPWQGQVEKLPPETRPAYDPACYLCPGNARAGGHRNPQYEKTFVFTNDFSALLAESPEGDASAHGLLRAEGVRGVCRVICFSPRHDLTVAEMETADVAAVVETWVEEFESLMREPFIRYVQIFENRGEMMGCSNPHPHCQIWASSVVPDEVAREEAMQTEYWRAHGRTLLGDYLELEIGLGERIVCMNDHFAALVPWWAVWPFETMIVSRRAATGIDELSGEERAGLADILKRITTRYDNLFEISFPYSFGFHQRTAGERNPAWHLHAHFFPPLLRSATVRKFLVGYEMLAMPQRDITAEAAAARLREQSEVHYRKR